Proteins encoded in a region of the Cupriavidus pauculus genome:
- a CDS encoding tetratricopeptide repeat protein, with translation MPALPPPRRASGARIPPIWRAALASAMALAIALPAAAATRAVATERPAPAQSQTQAAVADYDAGRYDAALQGFAAAARQGNRLAQFNYAMMLLRGEGTPAKPEEALVWLRKAADNQMTHAQYTLGDLYERGGLVPKSLAEANRWYAMAAQGGHTQAQMALATNYFTGRGVDLDYGKAFTWYSRAATAGDGGAQYIVGSYYERGEPGVVEKDIEQAKIWYARSAAHGDPGALAKLRSLLEETVRANGNKGANAKAM, from the coding sequence ATGCCTGCCTTGCCCCCGCCGCGCCGCGCCTCCGGCGCGCGCATCCCGCCGATCTGGCGCGCCGCGCTGGCGTCAGCGATGGCGCTCGCCATCGCGTTGCCCGCGGCGGCCGCCACCCGGGCCGTCGCCACGGAGCGGCCCGCTCCCGCGCAATCGCAGACCCAGGCCGCCGTGGCCGACTACGACGCGGGCCGCTACGACGCCGCGCTGCAGGGTTTTGCCGCCGCGGCCAGGCAGGGCAACCGGCTGGCGCAATTCAATTACGCGATGATGCTGCTGCGCGGAGAAGGTACGCCCGCGAAGCCCGAGGAAGCCCTCGTGTGGTTGCGCAAGGCTGCCGATAACCAGATGACACACGCGCAGTACACGCTCGGCGATCTCTACGAACGGGGCGGCCTCGTGCCGAAATCGCTCGCCGAGGCCAACCGCTGGTACGCGATGGCCGCGCAGGGCGGGCATACGCAGGCGCAGATGGCGCTGGCCACCAATTACTTCACCGGCCGCGGGGTCGATCTCGACTACGGCAAGGCGTTCACGTGGTACAGCCGTGCCGCGACGGCCGGGGACGGCGGCGCGCAGTACATCGTCGGCAGCTATTACGAGCGTGGCGAGCCGGGCGTGGTGGAAAAGGATATCGAGCAGGCAAAGATCTGGTACGCCCGGTCGGCCGCGCACGGGGACCCCGGCGCGCTGGCCAAGCTGCGATCGCTGCTCGAGGAAACCGTACGCGCAAATGGCAACAAGGGAGCCAATGCCAAAGCGATGTAG
- the kdpE gene encoding two-component system response regulator KdpE translates to MPFDYSPTVLLVEDEPHIRRFVRESLQAEGCTVHEADTLKRGLIDAGTRQPDIVILDLGLPDGDGMTLIREMRTWTEVPVLVLSARTEESDKIAALDAGADDYLTKPFGVGELVARVRVLLRRHARTNPQGTPQIAFGDVKVDLANRLVTRGEASIHLTPIEYRLLAVLIAHRGKVMTHRELLREVWGPSHSESSHYLRVYMGHLRHKLEADPAQPAHLLTEVGVGYRFAG, encoded by the coding sequence ATGCCTTTCGATTATTCGCCCACCGTCCTGCTCGTCGAAGACGAACCGCATATTCGCCGGTTCGTGCGCGAGTCGCTGCAGGCCGAGGGCTGCACGGTCCATGAAGCAGACACCCTCAAGCGCGGCCTGATCGATGCCGGCACGCGCCAGCCCGATATCGTGATCCTCGACCTCGGCCTGCCCGATGGCGACGGCATGACGCTGATCCGCGAGATGCGCACCTGGACCGAGGTACCGGTGCTCGTGCTGTCGGCCCGCACCGAGGAGTCGGACAAGATCGCCGCGCTCGATGCGGGCGCCGACGACTACCTGACCAAGCCCTTCGGCGTCGGAGAACTCGTCGCGCGCGTGCGCGTGCTGCTGCGGCGCCACGCCAGGACCAATCCGCAGGGGACGCCACAGATCGCGTTCGGCGACGTAAAGGTCGATCTCGCCAACCGCCTCGTGACGCGCGGCGAAGCCTCCATCCACCTGACGCCGATCGAATACCGGCTGCTCGCGGTGCTGATCGCCCATCGCGGCAAGGTCATGACGCACCGGGAACTGCTGCGCGAGGTCTGGGGCCCGTCGCACTCGGAAAGCAGCCACTACCTGCGCGTATATATGGGTCATCTGCGGCACAAGCTGGAGGCGGATCCGGCCCAGCCGGCACATTTGCTGACCGAGGTCGGCGTCGGCTACCGCTTCGCGGGATAG
- a CDS encoding sensor histidine kinase: protein MTEPVARPDPDDLLERVQAEGARAARGKLRVYFGASAGVGKTFAMLSAARALRMQGTDVVIGIVETHGRAETEALLDGLERLPMRAVPYRDRVLQEFDLDGALARRPALVLVDELAHSNAAGSRHPKRWQDIQELQAAGIDVWTTVNVQHLDSLNQAVGGITGVRVWETVPDAVFDGADEVMLVDLPADELLRRLREGKVYLAEQAQQAARNFFRKGNLMALRELALRRTADRVDDDVRAYRDARAIAPVWRTREAVLACIGSGDDAEQVVRSARRLASQLDCDWHVVTIATPRLTPLADTVRARMQAAMQLAEELGARTDTLAGDDMVGAVTGYVRRHNLTKVIVGRARTEWPREAHWLERGRAWLARAMAPALGVGNRLIGRQTFADALAAGCPEIDVIRVAADTTRTELRPRAAGPGGLAPSPDARTAEDEAAAAEVRRKRLYDYGWAVLWCGAASALSMLARPWFDLVNIAMLFLAAVVGVALRHGRGPAAFTSVLAVGSFDYFFVPPRLSFAVSDVQYLLTFVVMLTVGLVIGQLTAGLREQARVAVRRETDARTLYELARELSAALTVEQIGEIGSRFLRAAFDAQATLFVVGAQGRLVSLAIDGGPDAAQRDAADLRRGEAIDKVLAQWVFDHGQPAGTGTHTLPGSTVLYLPLKAPMQTRGVLAVEPRAWRALAAPDLRRQADVFTTLIAIAIERLHYVEVAQQALLSIESERLRSSLLAAVSHDLRTPLTGLIGMAETLQRTDPPLRDDVAATVDAMRGQAQRMRTMVVNLLDMARLQRHDVALQRTWQSLEELVGAALASLRDALAGHRVRVADLSALPLVECDGVLMERVLCNLLENAAKYTPAGTEIRLHGAIVGDEVRLVVEDDGPGVPRGRERQIFEKFVRGDSESATAGVGLGLAVCDAIMQAHGGRIWADAVEGAGARFTLALPRGNPPAIEPEILETVDVAPPSMRGKDSH from the coding sequence ATGACCGAACCCGTCGCCCGCCCCGACCCGGATGATCTGCTCGAACGCGTGCAGGCGGAGGGCGCGCGCGCCGCGCGCGGCAAGCTGCGCGTGTATTTCGGCGCGTCGGCAGGCGTCGGCAAGACGTTTGCAATGCTCAGCGCGGCGCGCGCGCTGCGCATGCAGGGCACCGACGTCGTGATCGGCATCGTCGAGACGCATGGCCGCGCGGAGACCGAGGCGCTGCTGGACGGCCTCGAGCGGCTGCCGATGCGTGCGGTGCCGTACCGCGATCGCGTGCTCCAGGAATTCGACCTCGACGGCGCGCTCGCGCGGCGTCCCGCGCTCGTGCTCGTGGACGAACTCGCGCACTCCAACGCCGCGGGCAGCCGCCATCCGAAGCGCTGGCAGGACATCCAGGAGCTGCAGGCCGCGGGCATCGATGTCTGGACCACCGTCAACGTGCAGCATCTCGACAGCCTCAACCAGGCCGTCGGGGGCATTACCGGCGTGCGCGTATGGGAGACCGTGCCCGACGCCGTGTTCGACGGCGCGGACGAGGTCATGCTCGTCGATCTGCCCGCCGACGAACTGCTGCGGCGGTTGCGCGAGGGCAAGGTCTATCTGGCCGAACAGGCCCAGCAAGCCGCACGCAATTTCTTCCGCAAGGGCAACCTGATGGCGCTGCGCGAACTCGCGCTGCGCCGCACGGCCGATCGCGTCGACGACGATGTGCGCGCCTATCGCGATGCGCGCGCCATCGCGCCCGTATGGCGCACGCGCGAAGCGGTGCTCGCGTGCATCGGCAGCGGGGACGATGCGGAACAGGTCGTGCGCAGCGCGCGGCGACTTGCAAGCCAGCTCGACTGCGACTGGCACGTGGTGACGATCGCCACGCCGCGCCTCACGCCGCTTGCCGATACGGTGCGCGCGCGCATGCAGGCCGCGATGCAGCTTGCGGAGGAGCTCGGCGCGCGTACTGACACGCTCGCGGGCGATGACATGGTCGGCGCCGTCACGGGATACGTGCGCCGTCACAACCTGACCAAGGTCATCGTGGGCCGCGCGCGTACCGAATGGCCGCGTGAGGCCCACTGGCTCGAACGCGGACGCGCCTGGCTCGCCCGCGCGATGGCGCCCGCGCTGGGCGTCGGCAACCGGTTGATCGGGCGGCAGACCTTTGCGGATGCCCTGGCGGCGGGCTGCCCCGAGATCGACGTGATCCGCGTGGCGGCCGACACCACGCGTACCGAATTGCGGCCGCGCGCGGCCGGCCCCGGCGGGCTCGCGCCGAGCCCCGATGCGCGCACCGCGGAAGACGAGGCCGCGGCGGCGGAGGTCCGCCGCAAGCGCCTCTACGACTACGGCTGGGCCGTGCTCTGGTGCGGCGCGGCGTCGGCGCTGTCGATGCTCGCGCGGCCGTGGTTCGACCTCGTCAATATCGCGATGCTGTTCCTCGCGGCCGTCGTCGGTGTGGCACTGCGCCATGGCCGCGGGCCGGCAGCGTTCACTTCGGTGCTCGCGGTCGGATCGTTCGATTATTTCTTCGTCCCGCCGCGGCTGTCGTTCGCGGTCAGCGATGTGCAGTACCTGCTGACCTTCGTGGTGATGCTCACGGTCGGCCTCGTGATCGGTCAGCTGACGGCGGGCCTGCGCGAACAGGCGCGCGTCGCCGTGCGGCGCGAGACCGATGCGCGCACGCTGTACGAACTCGCGCGCGAGTTGTCGGCCGCGCTGACCGTCGAGCAGATCGGCGAGATCGGCAGCCGCTTTCTGCGCGCCGCGTTCGACGCGCAGGCGACGTTGTTCGTGGTGGGCGCGCAGGGTCGGCTGGTATCGCTTGCGATCGACGGCGGCCCGGACGCGGCGCAAAGAGATGCCGCCGACCTGCGCAGGGGCGAGGCCATCGACAAGGTACTGGCGCAATGGGTGTTCGATCACGGCCAGCCCGCAGGCACGGGTACGCATACGTTGCCGGGCAGCACCGTGCTGTACCTGCCGCTGAAGGCGCCGATGCAGACGCGCGGCGTGCTCGCGGTGGAGCCGCGCGCATGGCGCGCGCTCGCGGCGCCCGACCTGCGCCGCCAGGCGGACGTGTTCACGACGCTGATCGCGATTGCGATCGAGCGGCTGCACTACGTCGAGGTCGCGCAGCAGGCGCTGCTGTCGATCGAATCGGAGCGGCTGCGCAGTTCGCTGCTGGCCGCGGTATCGCACGATCTGCGCACGCCGCTCACGGGGCTGATCGGCATGGCAGAGACGCTGCAACGAACGGACCCACCGTTGCGCGACGACGTGGCGGCGACGGTCGATGCGATGCGCGGGCAGGCACAGCGCATGCGCACGATGGTCGTGAACCTGCTGGACATGGCGCGCCTGCAGCGGCACGACGTGGCATTGCAGCGCACGTGGCAGTCGCTGGAAGAACTCGTCGGTGCCGCGCTCGCGTCGCTGCGCGATGCGCTGGCCGGACATCGCGTGCGCGTGGCGGACCTGTCCGCATTGCCGCTCGTCGAATGCGATGGCGTGCTGATGGAACGCGTGCTGTGCAACCTGCTCGAGAACGCGGCCAAGTACACCCCGGCGGGGACCGAGATTCGGCTGCACGGCGCGATCGTCGGCGACGAGGTGCGTCTGGTCGTCGAGGACGATGGCCCCGGCGTCCCGCGCGGCCGCGAGCGGCAGATCTTCGAGAAGTTCGTGCGGGGCGACAGCGAATCGGCGACGGCCGGCGTGGGCCTCGGACTCGCGGTATGCGATGCGATCATGCAGGCGCATGGCGGACGGATCTGGGCCGATGCGGTGGAGGGCGCGGGCGCGCGCTTCACGCTGGCGCTGCCGCGCGGCAATCCGCCGGCGATCGAGCCGGAAATCCTGGAAACTGTGGACGTCGCGCCGCCATCGATGCGCGGCAAGGATTCTCACTGA
- the kdpC gene encoding potassium-transporting ATPase subunit KdpC, producing MQSQLKTTPAASPQPPVQQGMLRPALTLFVALSIVTGLLYPGVVTGIARAVFPHEAAGSLIVRDGKVVGSELIGQPFSDPKYFWGRLSATAPMPYNAAASVGSNLGPTNPALTDAAKARIDALREADPGNDKPVPVDLVTASGSGLDPHISPAAAQYQAARVARLRGVPLAKVEALIAANTRSPGLDVFGEPGVNVLKLNLALDAMK from the coding sequence ATGCAATCGCAACTGAAAACCACCCCCGCTGCGTCGCCGCAGCCTCCCGTGCAGCAGGGCATGCTGCGTCCCGCGCTGACGTTGTTCGTCGCGCTGTCGATCGTGACGGGCCTGCTGTATCCGGGCGTGGTCACGGGCATCGCGCGCGCGGTGTTCCCGCACGAGGCCGCGGGCTCGCTGATCGTCAGGGATGGCAAGGTCGTCGGCTCCGAACTGATCGGCCAGCCGTTCTCCGATCCGAAGTACTTCTGGGGCCGCCTGTCGGCGACCGCGCCGATGCCGTACAACGCGGCCGCGTCGGTCGGCTCGAACCTGGGCCCGACCAACCCGGCGCTCACCGATGCCGCCAAGGCGCGCATCGACGCGCTGCGCGAGGCGGATCCGGGCAACGACAAGCCCGTGCCCGTCGATCTCGTGACCGCATCGGGCAGCGGACTGGACCCGCATATCAGCCCCGCGGCCGCGCAGTACCAGGCCGCCCGCGTGGCGCGCCTGCGCGGCGTGCCCTTGGCGAAGGTGGAGGCGCTGATCGCCGCGAACACGCGCAGCCCCGGGCTGGACGTGTTCGGCGAGCCGGGTGTCAACGTGCTGAAGCTGAACCTGGCACTCGATGCCATGAAGTAA
- the kdpB gene encoding potassium-transporting ATPase subunit KdpB translates to MFAPELVKPAIADAFRKLAPRDQLRNPVMFVVYAGSILTTILFLRALVQPSEGESAGFILAVTVWLWFTVLFANFAEALAEGRSKQQAAALRGLKTTVTARVVRAGRKDYRAISATEPRPATALRKGDIVLVEAGDTIPGDGEVIEGVASVDESAITGESAPVIRESGGDFSSVTGGTRVLSDWIVVQITTNPGESFIDRMIGMVEGAKRQKTPNELALTILLVGLTLVLLLATATLQPFSLYAVLVTKLGVPVSVTVLVALLVCLIPTTIGGLLSAIGVAGMSRMMEANVIATSGRAVEAAGDVDVLLLDKTGTITHGNRQASRFVCAPGVTERQLAEAAWLSSLADETPEGRSIVALARQQPGAAAPELGNRSMAAPVFVPFSAQTRMSGVDVGQGNQVRSVRKGAAEAVRRYVTERAGKFPEAVVHAVDDIARAGSTPLVVAEAVSVGTEDSVRVLGVIELKDIVKTGIKERFGELRKMGIRTVMITGDNRLTAASIAAEAGVDDFLAEATPEAKLAMIREFQREGRLVAMTGDGTNDAPALAQADVAVAMNSGTQAAREAGNMVDLDSNPTKLIEIVEIGKQMLMTRGSLTTFSVANDVAKYFAIIPAAFASTYPQLNLLNVMGLATPASAIMSAVIFNALIIVALIPLALRGVVYRPLGAATLLRRNLLIYGLGGILVPFVGIKLIDMLLVMFGWI, encoded by the coding sequence ATGTTCGCGCCGGAACTGGTCAAGCCCGCCATCGCCGACGCGTTCCGCAAGCTCGCGCCGCGCGACCAGTTGCGCAACCCGGTGATGTTCGTGGTCTATGCGGGCAGCATCCTGACGACGATCCTGTTCCTGCGCGCGCTCGTGCAACCGAGCGAGGGCGAATCGGCGGGCTTCATCCTCGCCGTGACCGTGTGGCTCTGGTTCACGGTGCTGTTCGCGAACTTCGCCGAAGCGCTCGCCGAGGGCCGCAGCAAGCAGCAGGCGGCCGCGCTGCGCGGACTCAAGACCACGGTCACCGCGCGCGTCGTGCGCGCTGGCCGCAAGGACTACCGCGCGATCAGCGCTACCGAGCCGCGACCGGCCACGGCGCTGCGCAAGGGCGACATCGTGCTCGTGGAAGCGGGCGATACGATTCCGGGCGACGGCGAGGTGATCGAGGGCGTGGCATCGGTCGATGAGTCGGCCATCACCGGCGAATCGGCGCCCGTGATCCGCGAGTCCGGCGGCGACTTCTCGTCGGTGACGGGCGGCACGCGCGTGCTGTCGGACTGGATCGTGGTGCAGATCACGACCAATCCCGGCGAAAGCTTCATCGACCGCATGATCGGCATGGTCGAAGGCGCCAAGCGCCAGAAGACGCCGAACGAACTCGCGCTGACGATCCTGCTCGTCGGGCTCACGCTCGTGCTGCTGCTCGCCACGGCCACGCTGCAACCGTTCTCGCTGTATGCGGTGCTCGTGACGAAGCTCGGCGTGCCGGTATCGGTGACGGTGCTCGTGGCGCTGCTGGTATGCCTGATTCCGACGACGATCGGCGGTCTGCTGTCGGCAATCGGTGTGGCGGGCATGAGCCGCATGATGGAGGCGAACGTCATCGCGACCTCGGGCCGCGCGGTGGAAGCCGCGGGCGACGTCGATGTGCTGCTGCTCGACAAGACCGGCACGATCACGCACGGCAATCGCCAGGCTTCGCGCTTCGTGTGCGCGCCCGGTGTCACCGAGCGCCAGCTGGCCGAAGCCGCGTGGCTGTCGTCGCTCGCGGACGAGACGCCGGAAGGCCGCAGCATCGTCGCGCTGGCCCGCCAGCAGCCCGGCGCCGCCGCGCCGGAGCTCGGCAACCGCAGCATGGCCGCGCCCGTGTTCGTGCCCTTCAGCGCGCAGACGCGCATGAGCGGCGTCGATGTGGGGCAGGGGAATCAGGTGCGCAGCGTGCGCAAGGGTGCGGCCGAAGCGGTGCGCCGTTACGTGACGGAGCGCGCGGGCAAGTTCCCCGAGGCGGTGGTGCACGCGGTCGATGACATCGCGCGCGCCGGCAGCACGCCGCTCGTGGTCGCGGAGGCCGTGAGCGTCGGCACCGAGGACAGCGTGCGCGTGCTCGGCGTGATCGAGCTCAAGGACATCGTCAAGACCGGCATCAAGGAACGTTTCGGCGAACTTCGCAAGATGGGCATCCGCACGGTGATGATCACCGGCGACAACCGCCTGACGGCGGCGTCGATCGCGGCGGAGGCGGGCGTCGATGATTTCCTCGCCGAAGCCACGCCCGAAGCGAAGCTCGCAATGATCCGCGAGTTCCAGCGCGAAGGCCGCCTCGTGGCGATGACCGGCGACGGCACCAACGACGCGCCCGCGCTCGCGCAGGCCGACGTGGCGGTGGCGATGAACAGCGGCACGCAGGCCGCGCGCGAGGCCGGCAACATGGTCGACCTCGACAGCAACCCGACCAAGCTGATCGAGATCGTCGAGATCGGCAAGCAGATGCTGATGACGCGCGGCTCGCTGACGACGTTCTCCGTGGCCAACGATGTCGCGAAGTATTTCGCGATCATTCCGGCCGCGTTCGCCAGCACCTATCCGCAACTGAACCTGCTGAACGTGATGGGCCTGGCCACGCCGGCCTCCGCCATCATGTCCGCGGTGATCTTCAACGCGCTGATCATCGTCGCGCTGATTCCGCTCGCGCTGCGCGGCGTGGTCTACCGCCCGCTCGGCGCCGCGACGCTGCTGCGCCGCAATCTGCTGATCTATGGTCTCGGCGGGATTCTGGTGCCGTTCGTCGGCATCAAGCTCATCGACATGCTGCTCGTGATGTTTGGCTGGATCTGA